Proteins co-encoded in one Streptomyces roseochromogenus subsp. oscitans DS 12.976 genomic window:
- a CDS encoding chitinase: MHLRLAETPYRRPRLRSLGRFLAGGVAATLLTALFTATPAQAADGQVTGLAGKCVDVAGANSANGTAVQLYDCNGTSAQIWSSNPGDGTLRALGKCLDVVDRGTADGAAVQLWDCGGGANQQWVVTAAHDIVNPAANKCLDVRDNNSANGTQLQIWTCTGGANQKWNAPAGGGSGTPSGFVVSEAQFNQMFPNRNSFYTYNGLVQALTAYPGFANTGSDTVKKQEAAAFLANVSHETGGLVYVVEQNTANYPTYCDWSQPYGCPAGQAAYYGRGPLQLSWNFNYKAAGDALGIDLLNNPWQVENDPAVSWKTGLWYWNTQSGPGTMTPHNAIVNGAGFGQTIRSINGSLECDGKNPAQVQSRVDAYQRFTQILGVSPGSNLYC; the protein is encoded by the coding sequence ATGCACCTCCGCCTCGCCGAAACCCCTTACAGACGCCCGCGCTTGAGAAGTCTCGGACGCTTCTTGGCCGGCGGCGTCGCCGCCACCCTCCTGACCGCGCTGTTCACCGCCACGCCCGCGCAGGCCGCGGACGGCCAGGTCACCGGACTCGCCGGCAAGTGCGTCGACGTGGCCGGAGCCAACAGCGCCAACGGCACCGCCGTACAGCTTTACGACTGCAATGGAACCAGCGCCCAGATCTGGTCGTCGAACCCGGGCGACGGCACTCTGCGGGCGCTCGGCAAGTGCCTGGACGTCGTCGACCGCGGCACCGCCGACGGCGCGGCGGTCCAGCTGTGGGACTGCGGCGGCGGCGCGAATCAGCAGTGGGTGGTCACCGCGGCCCACGACATCGTCAACCCGGCCGCGAACAAGTGCCTGGACGTGCGGGACAACAACAGCGCCAACGGTACGCAGCTGCAGATCTGGACCTGTACGGGTGGTGCGAACCAGAAGTGGAACGCCCCGGCCGGCGGCGGGAGCGGCACGCCTTCCGGATTCGTCGTGAGCGAAGCCCAGTTCAATCAGATGTTCCCGAACAGGAACTCCTTCTACACCTACAACGGGCTCGTCCAGGCGCTGACCGCCTACCCCGGCTTCGCGAACACCGGCAGCGACACGGTCAAGAAGCAGGAGGCCGCCGCCTTCCTCGCCAACGTGAGCCACGAGACCGGCGGCCTGGTCTACGTCGTCGAGCAGAACACCGCCAACTACCCCACCTACTGCGACTGGAGCCAGCCCTACGGCTGCCCCGCCGGACAAGCTGCGTACTACGGCCGCGGCCCGCTCCAGCTGTCCTGGAACTTCAACTACAAGGCCGCCGGCGACGCACTCGGCATCGACCTCCTGAACAACCCCTGGCAGGTCGAGAACGACCCTGCCGTCTCCTGGAAGACCGGCCTCTGGTACTGGAACACCCAGTCAGGACCGGGCACCATGACCCCCCACAACGCCATCGTCAACGGCGCCGGCTTCGGCCAGACCATCCGGTCCATCAACGGCTCCCTGGAATGCGACGGCAAGAACCCCGCCCAGGTCCAGAGCCGAGTCGACGCCTACCAGCGCTTCACCCAGATCCTCGGCGTCTCACCGGGCAGCAACCTGTACTGCTGA
- a CDS encoding lectin, with the protein MAKSFPGAVLAAALGLSAILLNASPAQADTGTITGLAGKCLDVAGAKSADGTPVQLYDCNGTNAQQWTVGSDGTIRALGKCLDVTGNSTADGAKAQLWSCTGGANQKWTVTAAHDIVNPQANKCLDVTDDNPANATRIQIWSCGGGANQKWNAPAAQASSDQCWATHYGPQPPGALTASGELFDNDADTAATSLSRRPQLPFGTAVQVTNVANGASLVVRINDRGTFASTPQQPKCLDLTDGAFSRLGGSLDPDAGHIVVTETVLN; encoded by the coding sequence ATGGCCAAGTCCTTCCCCGGCGCCGTCCTGGCGGCCGCACTGGGTCTCTCAGCAATCCTGCTCAACGCCTCCCCCGCCCAGGCCGACACAGGCACCATCACCGGACTCGCCGGCAAGTGTCTCGACGTCGCCGGGGCCAAATCCGCCGACGGCACCCCCGTCCAGCTCTACGACTGCAACGGCACGAACGCCCAGCAGTGGACGGTCGGCTCCGACGGCACGATCCGCGCCCTCGGCAAGTGCCTGGACGTGACCGGCAATTCCACCGCCGACGGCGCCAAGGCGCAGCTGTGGTCCTGTACCGGCGGCGCCAACCAGAAATGGACCGTCACCGCTGCCCACGACATCGTCAACCCCCAGGCGAACAAGTGCCTGGACGTCACCGACGACAACCCCGCCAACGCCACCCGGATCCAGATCTGGAGCTGCGGCGGCGGCGCCAACCAGAAGTGGAACGCCCCGGCCGCACAGGCGTCGTCCGACCAGTGCTGGGCGACCCACTACGGCCCCCAGCCGCCCGGGGCCCTGACGGCCAGCGGCGAACTCTTCGACAACGACGCCGACACGGCGGCGACATCGCTGAGCCGCCGGCCCCAGTTGCCCTTCGGGACCGCGGTGCAGGTGACCAATGTCGCCAACGGCGCGTCGCTGGTGGTCCGCATCAACGACCGGGGCACGTTCGCCTCGACTCCGCAGCAACCCAAGTGTCTGGACCTGACGGACGGCGCTTTCAGCCGGCTCGGCGGGAGCCTCGATCCCGACGCCGGTCACATCGTCGTCACGGAGACGGTCCTCAACTGA
- a CDS encoding 5-carboxymethyl-2-hydroxymuconate Delta-isomerase, with the protein MVKPGRDMRENGCLEKPQGTRERPAMPHLTIDHSVRLTGAFDACALVKELHPLVVEESGSSGVCKTLIRPVETYAGDPPGRETAFVHVEVGLMPGRSEAQKARLSESVLGLLARHLPAGDDAEGQVVISVEVRDLAGSYRLSPSAR; encoded by the coding sequence GTGGTGAAACCCGGACGCGATATGAGGGAAAATGGTTGCCTGGAGAAACCACAGGGAACGCGTGAAAGGCCCGCCATGCCGCACCTCACCATCGATCACTCCGTCCGCCTGACCGGAGCCTTCGATGCTTGTGCTCTTGTGAAGGAACTGCATCCGCTCGTGGTCGAGGAGTCCGGTTCGTCGGGTGTGTGCAAGACGCTGATCCGCCCGGTGGAGACCTATGCAGGGGACCCGCCGGGCAGGGAGACCGCTTTCGTCCACGTGGAAGTCGGCCTCATGCCCGGCCGCTCCGAGGCGCAGAAGGCGCGGCTGTCCGAGAGTGTGCTGGGCCTGCTCGCCAGGCATCTGCCGGCGGGCGACGATGCGGAGGGACAGGTGGTCATCTCGGTGGAGGTGCGCGACCTCGCCGGCTCCTACCGGCTTTCGCCGTCCGCGCGTTGA
- a CDS encoding maleylpyruvate isomerase N-terminal domain-containing protein: protein MELFSRSWTALRTAVAELPDADFARPSGCSGWLVRDLVCHLVTDAQDVLITLVTPADTEPTVDAVTYWKLVEPPTGEDPLDALTPRLAAAYGEPRWLKFHLDDVGSAAGRAAELADPAARVGTRDEVLTVGDYLSAYVVEWTLHHLDLIAHLPAAADPSAETLAAARASLEKIAGTAFPAALSDKDALLIGTGRRTPTDAEKAVLGDLASELPFVLG, encoded by the coding sequence GTGGAACTCTTCTCACGTTCTTGGACGGCGCTGCGCACGGCGGTCGCCGAGCTTCCGGACGCGGACTTCGCACGGCCGTCGGGCTGTAGCGGCTGGCTGGTCCGGGACCTGGTGTGCCACCTGGTCACCGACGCGCAGGACGTCCTGATCACGCTTGTCACTCCCGCCGACACCGAACCGACCGTGGACGCGGTCACCTACTGGAAGCTGGTCGAGCCCCCGACCGGCGAGGACCCGCTCGACGCTCTGACCCCTCGGCTGGCCGCCGCCTACGGCGAGCCGCGGTGGCTGAAGTTCCACCTGGACGACGTCGGTTCCGCGGCGGGCCGCGCCGCCGAACTCGCCGATCCGGCCGCCCGTGTCGGCACCCGCGACGAGGTGCTGACCGTCGGCGACTACCTGTCCGCGTACGTGGTCGAGTGGACCCTGCATCACCTCGACCTGATCGCCCATCTGCCGGCGGCCGCCGATCCGTCCGCCGAGACCCTCGCGGCGGCCCGCGCGTCGCTGGAGAAGATCGCCGGTACGGCGTTCCCCGCCGCGCTCTCCGACAAGGACGCGCTGCTGATCGGCACCGGTCGCCGTACACCGACCGACGCCGAGAAGGCCGTACTGGGCGATCTCGCCTCCGAACTCCCGTTCGTTCTCGGCTGA
- a CDS encoding MMPL family transporter codes for MFRRIGSTVVRHPVWTIVAWLIAAVAIVATAPSLPSNSDESSFLPKSYESIKAADLQQKAFPSAFTPSAIALYQRTDGGKLTAADQQDIVRISTELGNKHIDQVQKVVPGLPSKDGRYDLTLVQMDSRNAGQPKQADAAKTLRDDVKQLAKGTHLDVKLGGSAAQALDQQDSSKRGQALIGFGTFAIILVTLLIIFRAPILAVLPLVLIGLVSAIANGLIAYATKLFDLQANSSISSILIVVLFGVGTDYFLFLMFRYRERLRAGDEPKQAMVNAVARVGEAIASAAGAVIIAFLALVLSTLGFLKQMGPALAIAVGATLVAGLTLIPAVVSLIGPKVFWPSKSWQKEPENARFAALGRGVQRRPALTAAVSGLILVALSLGVFSFNATFDLASGSMPKTKESMVVQDQMQKAYSAGAAAPTDVYLSSTDGKPLDKTGFDAYAQKLGSVDGVASARMTQLNKEGTTADFTVTLKYEASTDKAIDTVGKVRDAAHSDAPAGTEALVGGMSSIYKDINTAVNHDYKTVFPVAALLIMVILGLLLRSVVAPWYLIASVGLGFGATLGATVWIFQKGQGHSGLMFMLPVIMYLFVVAIGTDYNILMIARLREEAREGREPREAAGMALRHAGPTVAAAGFILAATFATMMLAGNSLLTEMGFAVSFGIAVAAFVMAMFFTPSLTALIGHAAWWPGHGDRSEVTTPGAGPGPSGSASAYGTDRDSFARDPAGRRN; via the coding sequence ATGTTCCGACGTATTGGCAGTACAGTCGTCCGACATCCCGTGTGGACGATAGTGGCATGGCTGATCGCCGCGGTGGCGATCGTCGCCACCGCTCCGAGTCTGCCCTCGAACAGTGACGAGAGCAGCTTTCTACCCAAGAGTTATGAGTCGATCAAAGCGGCGGATCTACAGCAGAAGGCGTTCCCCAGCGCCTTCACACCGTCCGCGATCGCGCTCTACCAGCGCACGGACGGCGGCAAGCTGACCGCCGCCGACCAGCAGGACATCGTCCGGATCAGCACCGAACTGGGCAACAAGCACATCGACCAGGTGCAGAAGGTCGTCCCCGGCCTGCCGTCCAAGGACGGCAGGTATGACCTGACCCTGGTCCAGATGGACAGCAGGAACGCCGGTCAGCCCAAACAGGCCGACGCGGCCAAGACGTTGCGCGACGACGTCAAACAACTGGCCAAGGGTACGCATCTCGACGTCAAGCTCGGCGGCTCCGCCGCCCAGGCCCTCGACCAGCAGGACTCGTCCAAGCGGGGACAGGCACTGATCGGCTTCGGCACCTTCGCCATCATCCTGGTGACGTTGCTGATCATCTTCCGGGCACCGATCCTGGCCGTACTGCCCCTGGTGCTGATCGGCCTGGTGTCGGCCATCGCCAACGGTCTGATCGCCTACGCCACCAAGCTGTTCGACCTCCAGGCCAACAGCTCGATCTCGTCGATCCTGATCGTCGTGCTCTTCGGCGTGGGTACGGACTACTTTCTCTTCCTGATGTTCCGCTACCGCGAACGCCTGCGCGCCGGTGACGAACCCAAGCAGGCCATGGTCAACGCGGTCGCCCGGGTCGGGGAGGCCATCGCCTCGGCGGCCGGGGCCGTCATCATCGCCTTCCTCGCGCTGGTGCTGTCCACCCTCGGCTTCCTCAAGCAGATGGGCCCGGCGCTCGCCATCGCGGTCGGCGCGACCCTCGTCGCGGGTCTGACCCTGATCCCGGCCGTGGTCTCGCTCATCGGACCGAAGGTCTTCTGGCCTTCCAAGTCCTGGCAGAAGGAGCCGGAGAACGCCCGGTTCGCCGCCCTCGGCCGCGGGGTGCAGCGGCGTCCGGCGCTGACCGCCGCGGTGTCCGGCCTCATCCTGGTCGCGCTGTCGCTCGGCGTCTTCAGCTTCAACGCCACCTTCGACCTGGCATCGGGCTCCATGCCGAAGACCAAGGAGTCCATGGTCGTCCAGGACCAGATGCAGAAGGCGTACTCGGCAGGCGCCGCGGCACCCACCGACGTCTACCTGTCCAGCACCGACGGCAAGCCGCTGGACAAGACCGGCTTCGACGCGTACGCGCAGAAGCTCGGCTCCGTGGACGGGGTCGCCAGCGCCCGTATGACTCAGCTGAACAAGGAAGGCACCACCGCCGACTTCACCGTCACGCTCAAGTACGAGGCGTCGACGGACAAGGCGATCGACACCGTGGGCAAGGTGCGCGACGCCGCCCACTCCGACGCCCCAGCCGGCACCGAGGCGCTCGTCGGCGGCATGTCCTCGATCTACAAGGACATCAACACCGCGGTGAACCACGACTACAAGACGGTCTTCCCGGTGGCCGCCCTCCTCATCATGGTCATCCTGGGCCTGCTGCTGCGCAGCGTGGTCGCCCCCTGGTACCTGATCGCCTCGGTGGGCCTCGGCTTCGGCGCCACTCTCGGCGCCACCGTGTGGATCTTCCAGAAGGGGCAGGGACACTCGGGTCTGATGTTCATGCTCCCGGTGATCATGTATCTGTTCGTGGTCGCCATCGGTACCGACTACAACATCCTCATGATCGCCCGGCTCCGCGAGGAGGCCCGCGAGGGCCGCGAGCCGCGCGAGGCGGCCGGCATGGCACTGCGGCACGCCGGGCCGACCGTCGCCGCGGCCGGCTTCATCCTGGCGGCGACCTTCGCCACGATGATGCTGGCGGGCAACTCGCTGCTCACGGAGATGGGTTTCGCGGTGTCCTTCGGCATCGCCGTCGCCGCCTTCGTCATGGCGATGTTCTTCACGCCGAGCCTCACCGCCCTCATCGGCCACGCCGCGTGGTGGCCGGGGCACGGCGACCGGAGCGAGGTGACGACGCCGGGAGCGGGCCCCGGACCGAGCGGTTCTGCGTCGGCCTATGGCACCGACCGGGACTCCTTCGCCCGTGATCCCGCGGGACGCCGCAACTAG
- a CDS encoding phosphodiester glycosidase family protein, with amino-acid sequence MAFTSHRPGWARATAVTVTALLILLAPPAGRATAAGATLPLGDPGLAETRTTRTLADGVTLTRIVRGTEPAPAGQIDTTTHGPWKVDVLTIDPHRAHGHLRATYGPDLAHTEKTTELVRSSGALAGVNASFFTYTASAEYPGDPVGLGLYDGRLLSEPTGDDTEADLVVDAHDNRVVMGRLSWKGSLHNRRTGATLPLKYVNHPPVVPPACAGLTDETRCAVPGDVVRFTPEFDGTTPAGAGVEVVLDRHGCVVRTQSTRGTHLTSGQTSVQATGADAAALLHTADGGCLRTESVLTDEQGRRLPVHPGLFGVNGRYRLTAHGRIVVPAGAGSFFARNPRTIAGTTRDGKVVLATIDGRMTTSVGTTMDETAAVAQALGLTDAVNLDGGGSTTMSVEGTLANHPSGTTERAVGDALVFVPGPYRPLEYRPADES; translated from the coding sequence ATGGCATTCACCTCGCACAGACCCGGATGGGCACGCGCGACGGCCGTCACGGTGACCGCCCTGCTCATCCTCCTCGCTCCGCCCGCCGGCCGGGCCACCGCCGCCGGGGCGACCCTCCCGCTCGGCGACCCCGGACTCGCCGAGACCCGTACGACGCGGACCCTGGCCGACGGCGTGACCCTCACCCGTATCGTCCGGGGGACCGAGCCCGCCCCGGCCGGCCAGATCGACACCACGACCCACGGCCCCTGGAAGGTCGACGTCCTGACGATCGACCCGCACCGGGCGCACGGGCACCTGCGGGCGACGTACGGCCCCGACCTGGCCCACACGGAGAAGACGACCGAGCTGGTGCGCTCCTCCGGGGCCCTGGCCGGCGTCAACGCCTCCTTCTTCACCTACACCGCCAGCGCGGAGTACCCCGGGGACCCGGTGGGGCTCGGCCTCTACGACGGACGGCTGCTCAGCGAGCCCACCGGCGACGACACGGAGGCCGACCTCGTCGTGGACGCCCACGACAACCGCGTCGTGATGGGCCGGCTGAGCTGGAAAGGCAGCCTGCACAACCGGCGGACAGGAGCCACGCTGCCGCTGAAGTACGTGAACCATCCGCCCGTCGTGCCGCCCGCCTGCGCCGGCCTGACCGACGAGACCCGGTGCGCCGTTCCCGGTGACGTCGTGCGCTTCACGCCCGAGTTCGACGGGACCACGCCCGCCGGCGCGGGCGTCGAGGTGGTCCTCGACCGGCACGGCTGCGTCGTACGCACCCAGTCGACGCGAGGCACCCACCTGACCTCCGGCCAGACCTCGGTGCAGGCCACGGGAGCCGACGCGGCTGCCCTGCTGCACACCGCGGACGGGGGCTGCCTGCGGACCGAGTCCGTGCTCACCGACGAGCAGGGCCGGCGACTGCCCGTGCACCCGGGGCTGTTCGGCGTGAACGGCCGCTATCGCCTCACCGCGCACGGCCGCATCGTGGTGCCGGCCGGCGCGGGCAGCTTCTTCGCGCGCAACCCGCGCACGATCGCCGGTACGACCCGCGACGGCAAGGTCGTGCTGGCGACCATCGACGGCCGGATGACGACCAGTGTCGGCACCACGATGGACGAAACGGCGGCCGTCGCCCAGGCGTTGGGCCTGACCGACGCGGTCAACCTGGACGGCGGCGGCTCCACGACCATGTCCGTCGAGGGCACCCTGGCCAACCACCCCAGCGGGACCACCGAACGCGCCGTGGGCGACGCCCTGGTCTTCGTACCCGGCCCCTACCGCCCCCTGGAATACCGTCCCGCCGACGAGAGTTGA
- a CDS encoding TIGR03618 family F420-dependent PPOX class oxidoreductase, whose protein sequence is MTQGPAPRPLSDAAVSDLLAKQRFGTLATVKQSGHPHLTTMLYTWDPETRVVRLSTTADRVKAKHLRRDLRAALHVQGGDVWSFAVAEGSAEVSEVTTVPGDAVGRELLAMIPPAARPENEHAFLAQQVAERRLVIRLHAERLYGTALDING, encoded by the coding sequence ATGACTCAAGGCCCCGCACCCCGCCCCCTCTCGGACGCGGCCGTCTCGGACCTGCTCGCCAAGCAGCGGTTCGGGACTCTCGCCACGGTGAAGCAGAGCGGCCACCCGCATCTGACCACCATGCTCTACACCTGGGACCCCGAGACCCGCGTCGTCCGGCTGTCCACGACCGCCGACCGTGTGAAGGCGAAGCACCTGCGGCGCGATCTGCGGGCGGCGCTGCATGTACAGGGCGGTGACGTATGGTCGTTCGCCGTCGCCGAGGGATCCGCCGAGGTCTCCGAGGTCACGACGGTGCCCGGTGACGCGGTCGGACGGGAACTGCTCGCCATGATCCCGCCGGCCGCGCGACCGGAGAACGAGCACGCCTTCCTCGCCCAGCAGGTCGCCGAACGCCGACTCGTGATCCGGCTGCACGCGGAACGGCTGTACGGCACGGCCCTGGACATCAACGGCTAG
- a CDS encoding helix-turn-helix domain-containing protein, which translates to MARPGGQSQFSARLTAKRADDSAVRRVMDAVTGDPAADHDLGSLARSAGLSTRHLGRLFRSRLGMTPGQYVEAVRTEAAQVLLEGSGHSIEEVARLAGFGSSETLRRVFQHRLGIAPTTYRARFRSTVTAPSPS; encoded by the coding sequence ATGGCCCGGCCGGGCGGCCAGTCGCAGTTCAGCGCGCGGCTCACGGCCAAGCGGGCCGACGACTCGGCGGTACGACGGGTGATGGACGCCGTGACCGGCGACCCCGCCGCCGACCACGACCTGGGCTCCCTGGCCCGGAGCGCCGGCCTCAGTACCCGGCATCTCGGCCGGCTGTTCCGCAGCCGGCTCGGGATGACACCGGGCCAGTACGTCGAGGCTGTCCGCACCGAGGCCGCCCAGGTGCTCCTGGAAGGGAGCGGGCACAGCATCGAGGAGGTCGCCCGACTGGCCGGGTTCGGCTCGTCCGAGACGCTCCGCCGGGTCTTCCAGCACCGCCTCGGCATCGCCCCGACGACCTACCGCGCCCGCTTCCGCTCGACCGTCACGGCACCCTCACCGTCGTGA
- a CDS encoding mannosyltransferase family protein, producing the protein MSSALRRSDDPRETGRGRVQGPPGVLRALAVFAAVRLAGVVLTVMVDAVAGRRFGKSLAHRWDSVWYLHIAEHGYGTQLRITATGAVQTDWAFFPLYPWLIRALRGLLPVTAGRAGLLIAWSSAALAVCGIHAIGQHLYGRRVATALVALWAVLPQSVVLGLAYTEPLFTACAAWSLYAVLRRRWLIAGTLALLAGLARPNGIAAAVAVAVAAAHEVVRQRGRASPGLLAGAVLGPLGWAGYVLWVGRRTGDLVHGYLQVQSAWNSRLDLSVGPLRFLESMPLRGSWVTYPVALAVVVAGIVSFWQLFLDRAPLPLMVFAGVLLLLVVAVSGPFSSKPRFLLPAFPLLIPPARVLARVWPTDPSTRARLLCGGLTTVSLLYGTYLATLASQPL; encoded by the coding sequence ATGTCCTCCGCGCTGCGGCGGTCCGACGACCCTCGTGAGACCGGCCGCGGCCGGGTGCAGGGTCCTCCTGGCGTGCTCCGGGCTCTCGCCGTCTTCGCGGCGGTCCGTCTTGCCGGGGTCGTACTGACGGTGATGGTCGACGCGGTCGCCGGCCGCCGGTTCGGCAAGAGCCTCGCCCACAGGTGGGACTCGGTCTGGTACCTGCACATCGCCGAGCACGGTTATGGGACCCAGCTTCGCATCACCGCCACGGGAGCGGTCCAGACCGACTGGGCGTTCTTTCCGCTGTATCCGTGGCTCATCCGAGCCCTGCGCGGCCTACTCCCCGTGACCGCGGGGCGGGCCGGGCTCCTGATCGCCTGGAGTTCCGCGGCGCTCGCCGTGTGCGGCATCCACGCGATCGGCCAGCACCTCTACGGGCGGAGGGTCGCCACCGCCCTCGTCGCTCTGTGGGCCGTACTGCCGCAATCGGTCGTCCTCGGCCTGGCCTACACCGAGCCGCTGTTCACGGCGTGCGCCGCCTGGTCCCTGTACGCCGTGCTGCGCCGCCGCTGGCTGATCGCGGGCACGCTGGCGCTGCTGGCCGGCCTCGCCCGGCCGAACGGCATCGCGGCCGCCGTGGCCGTCGCCGTCGCGGCCGCGCACGAGGTCGTACGGCAGCGGGGGCGCGCCTCCCCGGGCCTGCTGGCCGGCGCGGTCCTCGGTCCGCTGGGCTGGGCGGGTTATGTGCTGTGGGTGGGCCGGCGGACCGGCGACCTGGTCCACGGCTATCTGCAGGTGCAGAGTGCCTGGAACTCTCGGCTGGACCTCTCCGTCGGGCCCCTGCGGTTTCTGGAGTCGATGCCGCTGCGGGGCAGTTGGGTGACCTATCCGGTGGCCTTGGCCGTCGTCGTGGCGGGCATCGTGTCGTTCTGGCAGCTGTTTCTGGACCGCGCCCCGCTGCCGCTGATGGTCTTCGCGGGCGTCCTGCTGCTGTTGGTGGTCGCGGTGTCCGGCCCCTTCTCGTCCAAGCCGCGCTTCCTCCTGCCGGCGTTCCCGCTCCTCATCCCACCGGCCCGAGTCCTCGCCCGGGTGTGGCCCACAGACCCCTCCACCCGGGCCCGGCTGCTGTGCGGCGGCCTCACGACCGTGTCCCTGCTGTACGGCACCTACCTGGCGACCCTCGCCAGCCAGCCCCTGTGA
- a CDS encoding amidohydrolase, with translation MNDHGADLLVRAAAVHTLVPGQEPQRALAVRGDRIAAVSSDPKGLDGWVTARTRVLDVPGATVLPAFDDTHTHLIFAGHSAHDVPVHQARTLAEFLDLIRQRAATTPEGEWIRTTTNWQELHLAERRMPTAAELDQATDRHPVLVKRGGHNDVVNSYALRLAGITEDTPVPAGGVIGRDADGRLNGRLIDNALGLVERHVPARSRAQRIDGLRLASGRYAATGIGTVRDCAVSLDDYAVLLAAREAGALHTRVRALISAFGLSSAAQVEDLLDAMEDWRYGADPGLRVWGVKFGLDGGLEAGATEEPYACDHAFSGTLTWEPDALVEAVEAVVRRGWRVGTHAYGDRAVRILLDVYERVLRNHPGLPAGTLVMEHGALAGPGQRARAVALGIPVTIQQPLLHDTADVEREFWGPERVAALFPARGWLDQGALVAAGSDYPVGQFGAMRSVWGMTTRQTVIGVQGPEHSVTYEEALALHTTQAARLLGEEHLRGTLTPGRLADLTIWDRDPARCPSEALRDLNPAHTLLGGRLVHGPEPTA, from the coding sequence ATGAACGATCACGGTGCCGATCTGCTGGTGCGAGCCGCCGCGGTGCACACGCTGGTGCCCGGTCAGGAGCCGCAGCGGGCGCTGGCGGTGCGGGGCGATCGCATCGCCGCGGTGTCATCCGATCCGAAGGGGCTCGACGGATGGGTGACCGCGCGTACCCGGGTCCTGGACGTGCCCGGGGCCACGGTGCTGCCGGCGTTCGACGACACGCACACCCATCTGATCTTCGCGGGCCACAGCGCACATGACGTACCGGTCCACCAGGCGCGCACCCTCGCTGAGTTCCTGGACCTGATCCGGCAGCGGGCCGCCACGACGCCCGAGGGCGAGTGGATCCGTACGACCACGAACTGGCAGGAACTCCATCTGGCGGAGCGCCGTATGCCCACCGCCGCCGAACTCGACCAGGCCACCGACCGCCACCCGGTCCTGGTCAAGCGCGGCGGCCACAACGACGTGGTCAACAGCTACGCCCTGCGGCTGGCGGGTATCACGGAGGACACGCCTGTACCGGCCGGTGGCGTGATCGGGCGGGATGCCGACGGCCGGCTCAACGGCAGGCTCATCGACAACGCGCTGGGCCTGGTGGAGCGGCACGTTCCGGCGCGGAGCCGGGCGCAGCGCATCGACGGGCTCCGGCTGGCCAGCGGCCGGTACGCCGCCACGGGGATCGGCACCGTGCGCGACTGCGCCGTCTCGCTCGACGACTACGCCGTTCTGCTGGCCGCCCGCGAGGCCGGGGCGCTCCACACCCGGGTGCGCGCGCTGATATCCGCGTTCGGCCTGTCCAGCGCCGCCCAGGTGGAGGACCTGCTCGACGCCATGGAGGACTGGCGCTACGGCGCCGACCCGGGGCTGCGCGTGTGGGGGGTCAAGTTCGGTCTCGACGGCGGCCTGGAGGCCGGAGCCACCGAGGAGCCGTACGCCTGCGACCACGCCTTCTCGGGCACCCTGACCTGGGAGCCCGACGCGCTGGTCGAGGCCGTGGAAGCCGTGGTCCGGCGGGGGTGGCGGGTCGGTACCCACGCCTACGGCGACCGTGCCGTGCGCATCCTCCTCGACGTCTACGAGCGCGTGCTGCGCAACCATCCCGGCCTGCCCGCGGGCACCCTCGTCATGGAGCACGGGGCTCTGGCCGGCCCCGGACAGCGGGCCCGCGCCGTCGCGTTGGGCATCCCCGTCACCATCCAGCAGCCGCTGCTGCACGACACCGCCGACGTCGAGCGCGAGTTCTGGGGACCGGAGCGGGTCGCCGCGCTGTTCCCGGCCCGGGGGTGGCTGGACCAGGGCGCGCTGGTCGCCGCCGGCTCCGACTACCCCGTCGGTCAGTTCGGCGCGATGCGCTCCGTCTGGGGCATGACGACCCGGCAGACCGTCATCGGCGTCCAGGGTCCCGAGCACTCCGTCACGTACGAGGAGGCCCTCGCCCTCCACACCACGCAGGCCGCGCGCCTGCTCGGCGAGGAACACCTGCGCGGCACCCTCACCCCCGGCCGCCTCGCCGACCTCACCATCTGGGACCGGGACCCCGCACGATGCCCGAGCGAAGCCCTGCGCGACCTCAACCCCGCCCACACCCTCCTGGGCGGCCGCCTCGTCCACGGCCCCGAGCCCACCGCCTGA